The DNA segment GCGTGCTCGAGTAGAAAAGCGGAGTCGAGCCTCCGCAGTCCGAAAGGGGGCAATGGCCCGGTCGGTGGGATACGATGAACCGCCCCTTGCCAGTTCACCAGAGAAACAGGAAAGTGGGGATGTTTCTACTCTTCTGTCGTCGAGGCTTCCGAAGCATCAACCTCTCCAGAATCAGGCGCGGGAATCGCCGGGGATTCGACGACGGGTGACGGGGCTTCATCGGTCAGGCTGCTGACGCCTGCGGTGCGACCGATCGAGCGCATCAGGCTGGCAGGGAGTTTAAGAATGCTGCCGATCAGAGAGCATGATGGAAGGGTGCAGAGCAGGGCGGCGGCGGTGAACAGACGGAGAGTTTTCATGGTAGGGTGTGGATAGAGGAACGTTATGGAAAAATCAGGTTTAGTCTAGGTTGATCATCATGTGCGTCAATGAACAATTCCAGAGGGGAGTTACGATTCCGGCAGCTCGCGGATTTCCAGTCGCATGAAGAGTTTGCCGTCTGGGTAATCTTCGCTTGGTAAGGCGCTGCGGTAGTGAAGACTTTCCAGAGGAGGGGTCAGGGGCGTGCGTTCAATCTCAAGGGGGGTGCCGGATGTGTTCCAATCGATCAGGTTGCCGGATTCCTGCACGGTGAAGCTCAGGTCATCGGCATTCATGTTTCGCTGGAATCCGAGAGTGAAGTAGGTCTCGTTTGTTTCGCTGATGCTCAGGTCGCGGAAGGCACTTTTGGGGGCTTGGTCCATTGAGGCCTCCAGCGGGTGGGTTCCGAGGAAGTATTCTGCCAGGTGGGGGAGGCCGTCGAGATCGGGATCATCGTTGGCTCCGGCATCCGGGATGCCGTGTGAGCGTAGCCATGCTTGGAAATTCCAGCTATCGACCACGCCCGGCTGGCCGTGATTGCTGTGGCTGGCGCGCCAGTTGCTGGCGATGTTGTGGTCGGGGAGCGACCATGGATCTTGCAGGACCAGGCTGGCTCCGGTGCCATCGGCCGCTTCGGGCCATGGTGAGATGTCATCGTAGGTGAACTCACGGATCAGGTTGCCGGCGCTGTTGCCGTCACCGTAGGACAGGCGCAGTGTTTCTCCTCCATTGGAGAGGCTTTTATCGAACTCTCCGGCGATGGGTTGTCCGGTTCCGTAGCGGCTTTCGAAGGCTGCCTTGTCTTTCACCACCAGTACCCGGGCTCCGGGCTCCAAGGTGGTGATGTCGGCTCCGGTAAAGTCGAAGCTAATGCCGTCGGCGATCCGCACGGCGTTGAGATCCAGTGGCTGGGAGCCAACATTCATTAGTTCGATAAACTCAAAGTCGCTGGGATCCAGGGAAGCTCCGAGTTCACCCGGAGTGGTTGGGCCGAGTGGGTGGTAATGAATTTCACTGACAACCAGAGTGTTGCGGAACAGCGAGATGTCCGGGGCGGTGCTGGTGAATTCGAGTGGAGCCGACCAACGGCTCCAGCGCCCGGTTTGGTCCTGGTGCCTGACTCGTGCCCGGTAGGTTTTTCCGACTTTGAGCTGGGACGGGGGCACTTGGATTTGCCGGGTATTTCCGTCCCAAGCGGCGGAACCACTTTCCCAGACGGGGGTGATTTCATACTTCCATGGGTCGCCTGGAGTGTAGTGGCTTAGGTTCGGGTCATAGATCTCGCCGACCCTCCATTGGATTTGAGCAACTTGTCCACCATTGCTTTGAAAGGAGGAGCTTTCGAGGGTGATATTGGATGTTGGGTGGCCGGGGGTGCCATGGTAGCTGATACTTGGTGTGCCTGGGATCGAGCTGTCGGCATTGGCCTGGGATTTGGATTCGAGCTGATCTCCCCCAAAGGACCCCGGTTTAGGGAAATCCCTCATGTAGTTGGCCATATCGGCGAAGCCATTCCAGTAGCTGCTTCCCTCGATGCGATACCAGTTCCCTTGATAGCGCTTTCTCGGGTGCTGGTTCCACATCGCCTGATTGGCATCGACCAGGGTGTTGGTGGTGGTTCCGCTGGAGCTGCCACTGAGGAGAGTGACGATTTCATCGACACTGCGGTCGTATTGGCCATTCCAGAGAAGCAGATCCTGAAGTTCACGGACACGGTTTTGGTAGGCGATGAAATACTCGGGGTGATCGAGCGATCGGTGCAGGTCTTCCCACCACGCGTAGGGGTCACGGTTGTGGTGCTGTGCATCTTCAAACAGGAGGTCAACGTCCCATATCGATGGGTGCCAGCGGTCGGTTTCCGAGTTGTGCCAGTAGATGACATTTTGCTCTTTGCGCAGGTCCGAGTTATTGAGGGCTAGGTTCAGCGTGTTCCATGTGTAGTAGACAGGGAGCTCGAGGTTGTCGGCCCACCACTGGGCGCTGTTGGTGGATTTGTAGCCAGTGATGAAGGCGCTGAGGTCGGAAGCATCATCAACCTGAGAGCCGTCCTGGTACCACTTGGAGGCGGTGGCGCCGTTGGTGCTGCCAGAAACATTTAGTTTGTAGAGGTTGCCTGTCGGAAGGTCGTGTTGTTCGAAAAAACTACGGTCCGGGTGTTGTTGGGCGGTGTAGATTCCCCAGAAATCTCCGTCGTATTGGCTGCTGGGGCTGGATTCGGAGGCGTCATCGATGACCCGGAAATGGAAGTGGAACATTTTGGTGGCATGGGCACCCGCCAGGTTGTTGACTTTGCTCATCAGGCTTTCCTGAAAGAGCATGCCGCTCATCGGGTAGCGGTCGTTGCGCCACCACGGTGACTCACCGGTCTGGATGCTGAATTTGTCCCACTCCGCGGCCATTTTTTTGCCGTAGTCATCTTTTGCTTGGAAGCGATGCCCGCGGTTGAAATTGAGTTTCCATTTGTTATGTCCCATTCGGTAGGTTGATCCGGAGCCCTTGTTGCGGAACTTGATGTGGTCGTAAACTTTTCCATCGTAGACCAGAGTGCCCTCGAAGTATTGTTCGTTGTAGCTGCCATTCCACTGACTGTTTTCGATGTCGGTGTTGTTGGCTATGAGGTGGTAGACCGGCAGGCGGCCAAGCTCGGCGCTGCTGTAGGTGACCTGAGCCGAGCCACTGTCGATTTTCCCCGACCAAGACGGCAGACCGTTGTAACAAAAATAGGCAAAATTGGCTTGGGTGTCATCGCCGTAGGGGAGGCGCATGCAGTGGTTCAGTGTGTCGGTTACCGTAATACGGTATCGGATCAGGCGGCGGTGAACTTGTACGCTTCCCGGGATGGTGACACTGTAGATGGCATCTCCGGCGGCGAGATCTCCCTGGTTGCCGGTGTCCACCATGTTGAGTTTGATCCATTCGGAGGCGTCTTCATAGTCAGCATCCGAGCGACGGATGTAAGTTCCGGGGTCGACAATTTGATAGGCAAGTTCGACGGATTGGATACCGTTGGGGTCGGTGCATTTGGCGCTGATGACGACGGCTTCGCCTGCTGCGGGTTGTTCCGGCAGGTGTTGCACTTGACGGACCTGAGGTGCCGCTTTGCTGGAATACGAATGATTCTGCGCCATGGGTGACGGGCTGCTGTCCCCCCCTGATCCTGAGTTTGCGACTTCGCTGAGCTCCAAGTCAAAGTGGCAATCACCGCTGGTCAGGCGTTGATTAAACATCTGAACGGCAATCAGATTGTTGCCGTCGACCAGATAATCTTCCGGAGTTTCGAGAATCTGGCTGATGTAAATGGCACCATCTGATTCCGAGCGGCTGTCTGTGGCTGTGGCCGTGTGTGGTGACGGGTTTGCCGCTTCTCCCGGTGCGAGGTTCTGGTAGACCGGGCTGCCGTTGATCCAAATTTTGATGCCGTCATCGTAGCGGAGGCTGAGCTGGAGTTGCTCGATGGCTGAAGCATCACCGACGGTGAAGGTTTTGCGCAGGAACAGGGTGCTGTAGTTGCCATACATATCTGAGATGAAAGTGTTCAGATGGCTTTCTCCGTAACCCATCGGTGCCGTGGCTGTCGCCCAGTCGCTATTTTCCACAAAGCCGAAGTCCTGCCACCAATTGAGACCTCCGTCATCGTCGCTCGGGTCGGATGTTCCCTTGTGGTATCTCCACTGGATGGATTCCTTCGAGATGAAGGTGCTACTGGCACCGCTGCCTGCACAGACCGATGGCTCGCCGGATGCCCGCCAGCTGCCACCGAGGTCGTTATCGAGTGAGGGATGGATCAACTCCATCGAGGAACCGGTGCCTCTGGCTCCCAGCGGCCATGGGAAGCCAACGCCGTAATCGACGGTGTCGATGGTTTCCCCGAGTGGGTTTTTCAAGGTGATGGTTTCCCCCTCGTTGCTTAATTTTCCTGTCCATGGCCCGAGTGCGCTGACTCCGAATTTGGTGAGGATAGCATGGGGGTTTTCGGCAATGATCAGGTAGGCTCCGGGGGCGAGGCTGGTTGATTCCGGCAGGCTGTAACGGACGCCGTCGGTGAATTGCCAATGGCTGAGATCCACGCTTTCGCTACCGTTGTTGTAAAGCTCGATAAACTCGACGGCTTCGGTATTTGGCTCCGGATCGTAGTGAATTTCATTGATCACCACATTCCCTTGCACTGTTCCTTGAAGGAGCAGGCATAAGGTGGACAGCGAGGATAGGATCCAGAAGGGTGCGAAGCCGGACGGCATGCGCATAGATTAGGGGCAAAATGGAAAATGTAAACCCGTGAAAACCAGTGGGTTATACAGGGTGTCGGCTTAGCGGCAGCGTGCCAGAGTCGACAGCATGTAGCCGGTGCCGTAGGCGTAGTGGTAATTATACAAGGGGTAGTCCCACCAGGAGCCGTTTTTCTCCTGTTTCGGGATCAGGATGGCTGCCAGCTTTTCCTTCCACGGGCCTTGCTCTTCTTTGGGTAGGATGTGGATGCATTCGCTGGCGTAATAGTGGCCGTAGTAGTAAAAATAGCCGGCGACAGCAGCCGGAGCCTCATGTGGAACCGGGCGTTTGCGGCCGTGATCGAGCCAGCCTTGGCGGTCGACCAGTCGTTGCAGGAAGGTGCGGATGACGTCGTCGGTGACGGCGGTGTCATCGAACTTGCGCAGGGCGGCATTGCAGACCTGGGAGCGGCCGAGTGATCCAGCGGCGCGGTTGATTGGCAGGCGTGGGCGGCGTCGGTGTTCGCGGGCGTAGACGTAAGTGAAGTCGGCATTGCGTTGTTCCTGGATGCAGCGAATGCAGGTTTTGATCAGCCGTGGTGGTAGCTCCAGGTCCATCGTGCTGGCGGCATCGTGCATGCCGAGCAAGGCGGTTGCCGTGGTGAAGCTGGTGGGCATACCGGACGGCCGCACAGTATTTTGTTTGAAATCCAGGTAGCCAAACCCGCCGTTGATATCTTCGTAGCGCTTGAGCTTGGCGATCTGGGTGAGGGCCTGCTCTTTGTAGACCTTTCGTTTTTCCGGGTCGTCGTGGTAGCGGTAGAGGGAGGCCAGTGCCCTTAGGCCATAGGCGTGAGCCCAGATATTGTAGGTGGCTTTCGGGTTGATGCTGCGTGTTTTTGGCAGCACTTCGAGCAGCCATTGTTCACCTCGGGCAATGGACTTCAGGGTGTCGGGCCGTTGGTCACGGGATTCGAGCAGCCCGTGCAGGGCGAGTGCCGAGCTCGCGGTATGAAACGCCTGGTGGCCGTCTGGCAAGGGAGCGAAAATGTTCAGTCCCTTGGTGCGCGTCGGACCACCCCATGAGCCGTCCTTGTTCTGATGGCCGACCAGGAAATCGACGCCTTTGGTCATGGCGGATTCGAGATCCGGATTGGCCATGAGGCTGGATCCAAGCAGGACGAGGATGGCAAAGGTGCGCAGCATACCGGTGAGGCGTGTGATATTTTTTCGAGGGAAGGGAAGATGCCCGCCTACTTCTTGACGATGACCTGTCCTTTTTCCAGTCCCTTGGTAATGACCGCCCAGCTACTGCTTGAGGCACCAATGCTAACGGTGCGAGAGGCGGTTTTTCCGTCGGCCAGTTTGACTTGCACGCTGAAGCTGCCATCGGCTTCCTGGCTGATGTAGTCGCAGGGGACTTTCAGGGCCTTGTCGATTTTTGAACTGCTCAGTTTGACGGTGGCTTTCATTCCGGGCACGGCGAGTGAGCCATCTGGCAGGGATGGTTCCAAGGTGACGAGGAACTTACCGTTGGTTTGTGGACGACTGGCAACCTGGCTGAGTTTGACGGGGATGGTTTGATAGCGGTTGCTTTCGCTGATGGCGGTGCCACTTGGTTTGGCATGCAGTGCCTGAAGTTGGTTGGCTCCGGCGAATGCGGAGAGCTGGAGTGGGCTGTCTGCCGGGATGAAGGTCATCACGGTGGTTTTGGCAGGAAGTTTTCCACCTATTTTGAGGATCTTAGCAGCGGCTTCGGGAGACCAGTGGCCTTGTTCGATGCTGCCATAGTAGATGGAACCGTCAGCTGGGGCCACGATGTTCATCATTGCCCGGTCCGCTTTGAGTTTGGCCAGGTTCTCTTTGGCTTGTTCATCATCACGCTCGGCTTTGGCGACGGCGAGTCGCTTGAGCTCGAGTTCGCGTGGAAGCTGTGCTTTTGCCGAGGCGTTGGCAATCTGGGCATTTTTTAATGCAAGCTGGCTCGAGAGCAGTCGGCGTGGGATGACGGTGCTGAGTGCCTTTTCGGAGTCAATTTTTGCCTTTTTCAGGGCGATTTCCGAAGCCTCCACTGCATTCTGGGTGCGGGTCAGGATGATTTCCTCGGTTTCTTCAATTTTGTCATCCTCCTTATACATAATGAGGAGCTGCTTGAGTTCCTCTTTAATGTAGGAAAGTGCTTGCTCGGACTTTTTGACGGAATACTTGGCATCGGCGATGTCTTTTGGGTGGCCGATTTCAGTGTACCATTTCAGGTTTTCGGCCAGTTCCTTTTCGAGGCGGGCCGCATCTTCGAGTTTCCTTGGCGTGTTGATTTCGAGTTGTGCCAATTCGTGTTTCGCCTGGGCAAGTGTCAGTTCAGCGGATTTCCGTTGTTTTTCCACTTTGGCGATGTGCTTGTCGAGATTTTCGCTGTCGATGCCGATCAGGACATCTCCTTTTTTGACCACGCTGCCTTGCATGACCAAGCTGGTGATGGAGAAGTCTGTCCAAGCATCGGGTTGAATCCGGATGGCCAGGCTTTGAGAGGGAAGAAAGGTCGCTTGCAGCTCGGTGTCGATCTGGAAGGTTTTTTCTTCAACCGTGAAGTCGTCAGCGCGGGAAATCAGGCTGAGGGCGGGAAGGAGGATGGCGCAGGTAAGTAGGGTGTGTTTCATGGAAGGTCGGAAGGTCGGAATGGATGGGAGTCGGAGTAGAAGCGTCGCGGTTAATAGGATTTTTTTCGAGCAATCCAAATTGTGTGGGTTCGGCGTTTGCTTCCCTTGTGGGCTGCGGCGACCGCGTGTTCGTGGGCGTCGAATCCGGCTTTACGCAGTGTTCTGGTGAAAGCTTTATCGCTGCGTGCTGACCATACGGCGAGCAGGCCGCCTCCTTTCAATGCGTGTTGAATTTCACGCAGGCCTTTTAAGGTGTAGAGACTGTCGTTGTTCTTGCCGTGGAAGGCCGAGGGTCCGTTGTCAACATCGAGTAAAATGGCGTGGTACTCGGCATGGGCTTGGCGGATCAACTTCTGAACCGGCTTGATTTGGATGTCGATTCTCGGGTCGTCGAGTAGGCCTGGATTGAGGCTGGACAGGTGGGTGCGGTTCCAATCGACGATGGCGGAGGTGAGCTCGGCGACGACAAAGCGGGCCCGTTGCTTGTGGATCGTCCGGCTGGCGGCTGCCAGAGTGTATCCCATGCCAAGTCCGCCGATGAGGAATTTCGGCTGTTTGACCGGAGCAAAGGGACTGCATGCCAGTTCGGCGAGCGTTTCCTCGGATCCGTGGGAAAAGCTGGTCATCAGCTGTTCCCCCTGTGAGCAGATCATAAAGGTGCCGTCGTGTTCGATGAGTTCGAGGGATTCGCCTTCGGGAGTCGTGGTTTTTGCGATGTGCTTGTAAGGTTTCATGAGGATGTGGGAAAAGAAAAGTTAGGTCGTTTCTGTTATTTTTGGAACTTTGTCTTGATAGAGGCCTCGGTGATGTGCTAGGGTTCGTATGCTATGTCAGAAGAACCTCAAGAACAATCACAAGCTGTTGAACCGACGGCGCCCCAGTCACCTCCGCCTGCCGCACCTCAAGGTCCGGTTCCCGGAGCGGATAAAAAGATCCTGGCGGGAGTTCTCGGTATTATATTGGGTAGTCTTGGAATCCACAAATTTGTTTTGGGATACCAAAAGGAAGGCATCATTATGCTGGTGATTTCGTTGGTGAGTTGTGGTTTCGCAAGTCCGGTAATGGGAATTATTGGGCTGATTGAAGGAATCATGTACATCACTAAATCCGATGAGGAATTTGTGAATACCTATATTACAAATCAAAAGCCCTGGTTCTAGGCCACGGGCTCAATCTTTTTTTTGGTTGGTTGTTTCATAAACAGAGCACCCCGCTTGTTGATTCAGGCGGGGTGCTTGTTTTTAATGATTGAAAGGGGGGCGATGAGGAGCCCAATACGTGAAACTGTAATCGTCACCCCCTGAAAACCGTCTGACGGCTTTCAGATTTAGGCCAGTGCGGTGAGGCGGCGGCACACTTCCTCGACATTTTCGCGGGTGTTGAAGGATGAGATGCGGAAGTAGCCTTCACCGGCTGCTCCGAAGCCAGACCCCGGGGTGATCACGACCTGGGCTTCTTCGAGCATTTTGTCGAACATTCCCCAGGAGTCGACGCCTTCCGGGCACTGAACCCAGACGTAAGGCGCGTTTTCGCCGCCGAAGGTTTTGAGTCCGATTTCCTGACAGGTTTTCAGCAGCAAGGCCGCGTTGCCCATGTAGTGTTCGATCAGGGCGGAAACCTGGGCCTTGCCTTCCGGTGAGAAGACGGCGGCGGCTCCGCGTTGGACGGGATAGGAAGCACCGTTGAACTTGGTCGACTGGCGTCGGTTCCAGAGTGCGTGTAAGCTGACCTCTTCGCCGGTCGAGCTGGTTACGGTGAGGGATTTCGGGATGACGGTGTAGCCGCAGCGCACGCCGGTGAATCCTCCGTTTTTGGAAAAGGAGCGGAATTCGATGGCACAGTCGTGAGCGCCTTCGATCTCAAAGATCGAGTGAGGGATGGCCGGATCCTGGATGAAGGCTTCGTAGGCTGCATCGAAGAGAATGATCGAGCCGTTTTCCTTGGCGTAATCGACCCAGGCTTGAAGTTGCTCTTTGGTGGCAGTGGTTCCGGTCGGGTTATTTGGGTAGCAGAGGTAGATGAGGTCGACTTTTTCTTCTGGAATGGCCGGGGTGAACTGGTTGTCGGCGGTGCAGGGGAGGTAGACAAGCCCGTCGTAGGCTCCATTTTCATCGGCTTCACCGGTGTTGCCGGCCATGACGTTGGTGTCGACGTAAACCGGGTAGACGGGGTCGGTGATGGCGATTTTGTTGCCTGGGCCGAAGATGTCGAGGATGTTGCCTGTGTCGCACTTGGATCCGTCCGAGACAAACACCTCATCGGCGGAAATATTGAGCCCTGCGAACTGGTTTTCGATGATGGCATCGCGCAGGAAGCCATAGCCTTGTTCCGGGCCGTAGCCGTGGAAGGTTTCAGCGACCCCTTGTTCGTCGACGGCCGTTTTCATGGCGTCACGCACGGCCTGGGGCAGGGGTTCGGTAACGTCACCGATGCCACAGCGGATGAGGTCGCCGGTTTTGTCCGGGTTGGCTTCAGTCCAGTTGTTGACGCGGCGGGCGATTTCCGGGAAGAGATACCCGGCTTTCAGCTTGAGGAAGTTTTCGTTGATGGTCATGGGATTAAAATGGGTGATGGGTGATGGAAATTTGTGATTTGTGATTTGTGATTGGTAATAAATGGAGCGTGCCTTAGCGCTTGGTTTTACGGCGGGCAAGGATGATGATTGTAGTGGTAATGGCAAGAAAAACTACGGCGATGATGGCAAAGCCTTTCAGTAGTCGGTCGATGATGAGTTCGGTGCTTTCTTCCGGTTGGCTTGCGGGTGCCTGATAACCGGGGTCGGTTTTGAGCAAGACACATGCCTCATTGATCTCAACGCCCGAGAGACCT comes from the Oceaniferula marina genome and includes:
- a CDS encoding lamin tail domain-containing protein gives rise to the protein MRMPSGFAPFWILSSLSTLCLLLQGTVQGNVVINEIHYDPEPNTEAVEFIELYNNGSESVDLSHWQFTDGVRYSLPESTSLAPGAYLIIAENPHAILTKFGVSALGPWTGKLSNEGETITLKNPLGETIDTVDYGVGFPWPLGARGTGSSMELIHPSLDNDLGGSWRASGEPSVCAGSGASSTFISKESIQWRYHKGTSDPSDDDGGLNWWQDFGFVENSDWATATAPMGYGESHLNTFISDMYGNYSTLFLRKTFTVGDASAIEQLQLSLRYDDGIKIWINGSPVYQNLAPGEAANPSPHTATATDSRSESDGAIYISQILETPEDYLVDGNNLIAVQMFNQRLTSGDCHFDLELSEVANSGSGGDSSPSPMAQNHSYSSKAAPQVRQVQHLPEQPAAGEAVVISAKCTDPNGIQSVELAYQIVDPGTYIRRSDADYEDASEWIKLNMVDTGNQGDLAAGDAIYSVTIPGSVQVHRRLIRYRITVTDTLNHCMRLPYGDDTQANFAYFCYNGLPSWSGKIDSGSAQVTYSSAELGRLPVYHLIANNTDIENSQWNGSYNEQYFEGTLVYDGKVYDHIKFRNKGSGSTYRMGHNKWKLNFNRGHRFQAKDDYGKKMAAEWDKFSIQTGESPWWRNDRYPMSGMLFQESLMSKVNNLAGAHATKMFHFHFRVIDDASESSPSSQYDGDFWGIYTAQQHPDRSFFEQHDLPTGNLYKLNVSGSTNGATASKWYQDGSQVDDASDLSAFITGYKSTNSAQWWADNLELPVYYTWNTLNLALNNSDLRKEQNVIYWHNSETDRWHPSIWDVDLLFEDAQHHNRDPYAWWEDLHRSLDHPEYFIAYQNRVRELQDLLLWNGQYDRSVDEIVTLLSGSSSGTTTNTLVDANQAMWNQHPRKRYQGNWYRIEGSSYWNGFADMANYMRDFPKPGSFGGDQLESKSQANADSSIPGTPSISYHGTPGHPTSNITLESSSFQSNGGQVAQIQWRVGEIYDPNLSHYTPGDPWKYEITPVWESGSAAWDGNTRQIQVPPSQLKVGKTYRARVRHQDQTGRWSRWSAPLEFTSTAPDISLFRNTLVVSEIHYHPLGPTTPGELGASLDPSDFEFIELMNVGSQPLDLNAVRIADGISFDFTGADITTLEPGARVLVVKDKAAFESRYGTGQPIAGEFDKSLSNGGETLRLSYGDGNSAGNLIREFTYDDISPWPEAADGTGASLVLQDPWSLPDHNIASNWRASHSNHGQPGVVDSWNFQAWLRSHGIPDAGANDDPDLDGLPHLAEYFLGTHPLEASMDQAPKSAFRDLSISETNETYFTLGFQRNMNADDLSFTVQESGNLIDWNTSGTPLEIERTPLTPPLESLHYRSALPSEDYPDGKLFMRLEIRELPES
- a CDS encoding prenyltransferase/squalene oxidase repeat-containing protein encodes the protein MLRTFAILVLLGSSLMANPDLESAMTKGVDFLVGHQNKDGSWGGPTRTKGLNIFAPLPDGHQAFHTASSALALHGLLESRDQRPDTLKSIARGEQWLLEVLPKTRSINPKATYNIWAHAYGLRALASLYRYHDDPEKRKVYKEQALTQIAKLKRYEDINGGFGYLDFKQNTVRPSGMPTSFTTATALLGMHDAASTMDLELPPRLIKTCIRCIQEQRNADFTYVYAREHRRRPRLPINRAAGSLGRSQVCNAALRKFDDTAVTDDVIRTFLQRLVDRQGWLDHGRKRPVPHEAPAAVAGYFYYYGHYYASECIHILPKEEQGPWKEKLAAILIPKQEKNGSWWDYPLYNYHYAYGTGYMLSTLARCR
- a CDS encoding biotin/lipoyl-binding protein; this encodes MKHTLLTCAILLPALSLISRADDFTVEEKTFQIDTELQATFLPSQSLAIRIQPDAWTDFSITSLVMQGSVVKKGDVLIGIDSENLDKHIAKVEKQRKSAELTLAQAKHELAQLEINTPRKLEDAARLEKELAENLKWYTEIGHPKDIADAKYSVKKSEQALSYIKEELKQLLIMYKEDDKIEETEEIILTRTQNAVEASEIALKKAKIDSEKALSTVIPRRLLSSQLALKNAQIANASAKAQLPRELELKRLAVAKAERDDEQAKENLAKLKADRAMMNIVAPADGSIYYGSIEQGHWSPEAAAKILKIGGKLPAKTTVMTFIPADSPLQLSAFAGANQLQALHAKPSGTAISESNRYQTIPVKLSQVASRPQTNGKFLVTLEPSLPDGSLAVPGMKATVKLSSSKIDKALKVPCDYISQEADGSFSVQVKLADGKTASRTVSIGASSSSWAVITKGLEKGQVIVKK
- a CDS encoding spermidine synthase, producing MKPYKHIAKTTTPEGESLELIEHDGTFMICSQGEQLMTSFSHGSEETLAELACSPFAPVKQPKFLIGGLGMGYTLAAASRTIHKQRARFVVAELTSAIVDWNRTHLSSLNPGLLDDPRIDIQIKPVQKLIRQAHAEYHAILLDVDNGPSAFHGKNNDSLYTLKGLREIQHALKGGGLLAVWSARSDKAFTRTLRKAGFDAHEHAVAAAHKGSKRRTHTIWIARKKSY
- a CDS encoding TM2 domain-containing protein — protein: MSEEPQEQSQAVEPTAPQSPPPAAPQGPVPGADKKILAGVLGIILGSLGIHKFVLGYQKEGIIMLVISLVSCGFASPVMGIIGLIEGIMYITKSDEEFVNTYITNQKPWF
- a CDS encoding LL-diaminopimelate aminotransferase; the protein is MTINENFLKLKAGYLFPEIARRVNNWTEANPDKTGDLIRCGIGDVTEPLPQAVRDAMKTAVDEQGVAETFHGYGPEQGYGFLRDAIIENQFAGLNISADEVFVSDGSKCDTGNILDIFGPGNKIAITDPVYPVYVDTNVMAGNTGEADENGAYDGLVYLPCTADNQFTPAIPEEKVDLIYLCYPNNPTGTTATKEQLQAWVDYAKENGSIILFDAAYEAFIQDPAIPHSIFEIEGAHDCAIEFRSFSKNGGFTGVRCGYTVIPKSLTVTSSTGEEVSLHALWNRRQSTKFNGASYPVQRGAAAVFSPEGKAQVSALIEHYMGNAALLLKTCQEIGLKTFGGENAPYVWVQCPEGVDSWGMFDKMLEEAQVVITPGSGFGAAGEGYFRISSFNTRENVEEVCRRLTALA